A window of the Euzebya pacifica genome harbors these coding sequences:
- a CDS encoding LuxR C-terminal-related transcriptional regulator, with protein sequence MTIRVLLIEDHASLRQAMSAVMDLEDDIEVIGHREDGDPAAAVRAAAGADVAVVDLELPVGHGADVVAALLEADPPVPSVVLTGLRDDRELGRAIQAGARSVLQKTAEIPEIIAAVRVVASGGVVLPAAETQRRLRALDADLNRRRRADLVREALTSREVEVLEHLVYGASTAETAERLGISPETVQTHVRNLMGKLGAGSRLEAVSLALQYEVVDPP encoded by the coding sequence ATGACCATCCGTGTGCTGCTGATCGAGGACCACGCCAGCCTGCGCCAGGCCATGAGCGCCGTCATGGACCTCGAGGACGACATCGAGGTCATCGGCCATCGCGAGGACGGCGATCCCGCTGCGGCCGTGCGTGCGGCCGCAGGGGCCGACGTGGCCGTGGTCGACCTCGAGCTGCCCGTCGGCCACGGCGCCGACGTCGTGGCCGCCCTGCTGGAGGCCGACCCCCCGGTCCCGTCAGTCGTGCTGACCGGCCTCCGCGACGACCGTGAGCTCGGCCGTGCCATCCAGGCCGGCGCGCGTTCGGTGCTGCAGAAGACCGCGGAGATCCCCGAGATCATCGCGGCGGTCCGGGTGGTGGCCAGCGGCGGTGTGGTCCTGCCCGCGGCTGAGACCCAACGTCGGCTGCGTGCCCTCGACGCCGACCTGAACCGCCGTCGACGGGCTGACCTGGTGCGGGAGGCCCTGACCAGCAGGGAGGTCGAGGTGCTCGAGCACCTCGTCTACGGGGCCAGCACCGCCGAGACGGCCGAACGGCTGGGTATCTCCCCGGAGACCGTGCAGACCCACGTGCGCAACCTCATGGGCAAGCTCGGCGCGGGAAGCCGCCTGGAGGCCGTGAGCCTGGCCCTGCAGTACGAGGTCGTCGACCCACCCTGA